The Capra hircus breed San Clemente chromosome 2, ASM170441v1, whole genome shotgun sequence genome window below encodes:
- the LOC108638618 gene encoding translation initiation factor IF-2-like: MVSGMARLNLESRALVLGGAQGIRHMEGAGIKEPRLSRRVPPGVRGRSQPLRRRGLAPPRPPRGALGERAPPASARPRRVPLSTGGGLRAHERAGRDVRRATPDVTGPCVVAAGLPSAAAPDEGGAVAGCGVRGSCGPQRRRRRRRRLPGGPALPAAESSLPPLLRPRRHPARGFLLFCPASRGPRGRGGEKERGAPRGPGRPPRSTRPPQAPCEGGPGLAPGPPDSSCAPPVPGGPQPPSTGGRGDRPRGGGGVGLRLPTSPRSGGLGLLSATASGGLPLERCALASAALAAL, encoded by the exons ATGGTTTCAGGAATGGCGAGGCTGAACCTGGAGAGCAgagccctggtgctgggaggggcaCAGGGCATTAGGCACATGGAGGGAGCTGGCATCAAGGAGCCAA GACTGAGCCGGCGTGTGCCACCGGGCGTGCGTGGGCGCAGCCAGCCACTGCGCAGGCGCGGACTCGCTCCCCCTCGGCCTCCGCGCGGCGCTCTGGGCGAGCGCGCGCCCCCGGCGAGCGCGCGCCCCCGGCGGGTTCCGCTCTCGACAGGCGGAGGGCTGCGTGCGCACGAGAGAGCCGGCCGTGACGTGCGCCGCGCTACGCCCGACGTCACGGGTCCGTGTGTAGTGGCGGCCGGGCTGCCCTCAGCAGCGGCTCCCGACGAGGGCGGTGCGGTCGCTGGGTGCGGTGTTCGGGGGTCCTGCGGcccgcagcggcggcggcggcggcggcggcgactgCCGGGAGGCCCGGCGCTCCCAGCCGCGGAGTCGTCGCTCCCGCCCCTTCTCCGGCCTCGGCGGCACCCGGCCCGCGGCTTCCTCCTTTTCTGCCCAGCTTCCCGCGGGCCTCGGGGCCGCGGCGGCGAGAAGGAACGAGGGGCGCCGAGAGGCCCCGGCCGGCCGCCACGGTCCACGCGCCCGCCGCAGGCTCCATGTGAAGGAGGGCCGGGCCTGGCCCCCGGCCCGCCCGACTCCTCGTGCGCCCCTCCGGTCCCCGGGGGCCCGCAGCCTCCCTCGACCGGGGGGCGCGGTGACAGGCCgcgcgggggcggaggggtgggtcTGCGGCTCCCTACGTCCCCGCGGAGCGGCGG ATTGGGCCTGCTCAGCGCCACTGCCTCAGGCGGGCTGCCCCTTGAGCGCTGTGCACTCGCCTCCGCTGCCCTCGCTGCCCTCTGA